From a single Haloarcula sp. DT43 genomic region:
- the lysA gene encoding diaminopimelate decarboxylase: MSHDSPPVRRLADWDHERLQSVAAEHGTPLYVVDLDRVAENYERFAAAFPDAHVMYAAKAHTGQAVLSKLLEAGADIECAAWGELQRAIDAGADPNTLQYTAVNPPDHDLDYAVELAADNPGLTITAGARDTFDRLEERGYDGRVAIRINPGIGTGHHEKVATGKDAKFGIPYDAVPEVAADVRERFDLVGLHAHAGSGVLHDDLDDHCRAIEKVADMGREVIADGADLEFVDFGGGFGVPYRETVDPLDMDIVGEKVREAVGDLDAQVKLEPGRYVVADAELILTEVNTIKDTPAATVVGVDASLATLIRPAMFGSYHPIRNVTAPGRDSAPVSVGGPCCTSADVFCTDRPIARPEREDLLAIGNAGAYGYELANQFHSQPRPAEVAFEGGETRVVRERETLADVTRMEQ; the protein is encoded by the coding sequence ATGAGTCACGACTCGCCGCCGGTCCGCCGCCTGGCGGACTGGGACCACGAGCGCCTCCAGTCGGTCGCCGCCGAGCACGGCACGCCGCTGTACGTCGTCGACCTCGACCGCGTCGCCGAGAACTACGAGCGCTTCGCCGCGGCCTTCCCCGACGCCCACGTCATGTACGCCGCGAAGGCCCACACCGGACAGGCCGTCCTGTCGAAACTGCTCGAGGCCGGGGCTGACATCGAGTGTGCCGCATGGGGGGAACTCCAGCGCGCCATCGACGCCGGCGCGGACCCGAACACGCTCCAGTACACGGCCGTCAATCCGCCCGACCACGACCTCGACTACGCCGTGGAGCTGGCCGCTGACAACCCCGGCCTGACGATTACGGCGGGCGCGCGGGACACCTTCGACCGCCTCGAAGAACGGGGCTACGACGGCCGGGTCGCCATCCGCATCAACCCCGGCATCGGCACGGGCCATCACGAGAAGGTCGCCACGGGCAAGGACGCGAAGTTCGGCATTCCCTACGACGCGGTGCCGGAGGTTGCCGCGGACGTGCGCGAGCGCTTCGACCTCGTCGGCCTGCACGCCCACGCGGGCAGCGGCGTCCTCCACGACGACCTGGACGACCACTGCCGGGCCATCGAGAAGGTCGCCGACATGGGCCGGGAGGTCATCGCCGACGGCGCGGACCTCGAATTCGTCGACTTCGGCGGCGGCTTCGGCGTCCCCTACCGCGAGACCGTCGACCCCCTCGACATGGACATCGTCGGCGAGAAGGTCCGCGAGGCCGTCGGCGACCTCGACGCACAGGTCAAACTCGAACCCGGCCGGTACGTCGTCGCCGACGCCGAACTGATTCTGACCGAGGTCAACACGATAAAGGACACCCCCGCGGCGACGGTCGTCGGCGTCGACGCCTCGCTGGCGACGCTCATCCGCCCCGCCATGTTCGGCTCGTATCACCCCATTCGCAACGTCACCGCGCCGGGCCGCGACAGCGCGCCCGTCTCCGTCGGCGGTCCCTGCTGTACCAGCGCCGACGTGTTCTGTACCGACCGCCCCATCGCCCGCCCCGAGCGCGAGGACCTGCTGGCAATCGGCAACGCCGGCGCGTACGGCTACGAACTCGCCAACCAGTTCCACTCCCAGCCCCGCCCCGCGGAGGTCGCCTTCGAGGGCGGCGAGACGCGGGTCGTCCGCGAGCGCGAGACGCTGGCGGACGTGACCCGCATGGAGCAGTGA
- a CDS encoding M20 family metallopeptidase translates to MAFDIPTFHRTAVETPSHENVDEMRALLVDTLEDAGEYPEIDDLGNVIATRGEGDGPHVLLNTHIDTVPPHLPYERRTEPPGPDEAVDGTGDDGDGDVACGRGACDAKGPLAALLDAFLTVTPEDGRVTLAVSTDEETTQTGGAHLAETIDADGYIVGEPTGLDVCTAAKGQFEGTVTIRGESAHAADPGSGHNAIRAAAPILQAMESYDDSEARSASGPASGDDGEPRTSGPGEHETLGRPILTASMIEGGEATNQVPAECTITFDRRSVPPETSESFCAGLQAHLEQWLPDAMGLEVELIRPDTPFPEAFATDADAELVRTLQEASGGAVRPFGAATEASYFAEHAPTVVFGPGDLSDGVGAVAHSKREYVRLSEVRTAARAVRETVERLV, encoded by the coding sequence ATGGCGTTCGACATCCCCACCTTCCACCGAACGGCGGTCGAGACGCCCTCGCACGAGAACGTCGACGAGATGCGCGCGCTACTGGTCGACACGCTGGAGGACGCCGGCGAGTACCCGGAAATCGACGACCTCGGGAACGTGATCGCGACTCGGGGCGAGGGCGACGGCCCGCACGTCCTCCTCAACACGCACATCGACACCGTCCCGCCGCATCTGCCCTACGAGCGCCGGACCGAGCCGCCGGGGCCGGACGAGGCCGTCGACGGCACCGGGGACGACGGGGATGGAGACGTCGCCTGTGGCCGCGGAGCCTGTGACGCGAAGGGACCGCTCGCGGCCCTGCTGGACGCCTTCCTCACCGTCACGCCCGAGGACGGCCGGGTCACGCTGGCGGTTTCGACCGACGAAGAGACCACCCAGACCGGCGGTGCGCACCTCGCCGAAACCATCGACGCGGACGGCTACATCGTCGGGGAGCCGACCGGCCTGGACGTGTGTACCGCCGCGAAGGGACAGTTCGAGGGCACCGTCACCATCCGCGGCGAGAGCGCCCACGCCGCCGACCCCGGCAGCGGCCACAACGCGATTCGGGCCGCCGCGCCTATTTTGCAGGCGATGGAGTCCTACGACGACAGCGAGGCGCGGAGCGCCTCTGGACCCGCGAGCGGTGACGACGGGGAACCGCGAACCAGCGGCCCCGGCGAACACGAGACACTCGGCCGCCCCATCCTCACGGCGTCGATGATAGAGGGCGGCGAGGCGACCAATCAGGTCCCGGCCGAATGTACCATCACCTTCGACCGGCGCAGCGTCCCGCCGGAGACGAGCGAGTCGTTCTGTGCCGGCCTCCAGGCCCACCTCGAACAGTGGCTCCCGGACGCGATGGGGCTGGAGGTCGAGCTCATCCGCCCGGACACGCCCTTCCCCGAGGCGTTCGCCACCGACGCCGACGCGGAGCTGGTCCGGACGCTACAGGAAGCCAGCGGCGGCGCAGTCCGGCCGTTCGGGGCCGCGACGGAGGCCTCGTACTTCGCCGAACACGCCCCGACCGTGGTGTTTGGCCCCGGCGACCTGAGCGACGGGGTGGGCGCGGTCGCCCACTCGAAGCGCGAGTACGTCCGCCTCTCCGAGGTGCGGACGGCCGCCCGGGCGGTCCGCGAGACGGTCGAGCGCCTGGTCTGA
- a CDS encoding bactofilin family protein produces the protein MPSRLSSGGRRVAAFALASLVLLSAATGVAAAQSYQGASDTIVVGVDETYDSVEGFAGTIVVRGTVTGDVSAAAGTIHVTETGEVGGNVEAAAGTVRIDGTVGGDVSAAGGTVEIGESARIAGNLDAGAGFLAIHGSIDGTVRAGAEEIVLGPTASVGGDVRYDAETFTRDPDATVAGSVVRDETIGDSAGPDFGEFALPSWLGAVYGLFVNLLLGAVLLAAFPSFSARVAERVGESPAKSGGVGALTLVAVPVVLVVLLLTIVGIPLSLVGAAAFGVAAWVAVVYGQFAVGSWALSLADRDNRWLALVVGLVGFAVLGAVPILGGLLELIAFLLGLGALALTLRESYRSRRRAPGGRQTTLGETGDTPTA, from the coding sequence ATGCCTTCCAGGCTCTCCAGCGGCGGCCGCCGGGTCGCCGCGTTCGCGCTCGCATCGCTCGTCCTGCTGTCGGCCGCGACTGGCGTCGCCGCCGCGCAGTCGTATCAGGGGGCTTCAGACACCATCGTCGTCGGCGTCGACGAGACGTACGACAGCGTCGAGGGGTTCGCCGGGACTATCGTCGTCCGCGGGACGGTGACCGGAGACGTCTCCGCGGCGGCGGGAACCATCCACGTCACGGAGACCGGCGAGGTCGGCGGGAACGTCGAGGCCGCGGCCGGAACCGTCCGCATCGACGGCACCGTCGGCGGCGACGTGAGCGCCGCCGGCGGCACGGTCGAAATCGGCGAGTCAGCCCGGATAGCCGGGAACCTCGACGCGGGCGCGGGCTTTCTCGCGATTCACGGGTCCATCGACGGGACCGTCCGCGCCGGTGCAGAGGAAATCGTTCTCGGCCCGACGGCGTCGGTCGGCGGGGACGTCCGCTACGACGCCGAGACGTTCACCCGTGACCCCGATGCCACCGTCGCCGGAAGCGTCGTCCGGGACGAGACCATCGGTGACAGCGCCGGTCCGGACTTCGGCGAGTTCGCGCTCCCGTCGTGGCTCGGCGCGGTCTACGGCCTGTTCGTGAACCTCCTGCTCGGCGCGGTTCTGCTGGCAGCCTTCCCGTCGTTCTCGGCGCGCGTCGCCGAGCGTGTCGGCGAGAGCCCGGCGAAGTCCGGCGGCGTCGGGGCGCTGACGCTCGTCGCCGTACCCGTCGTGCTCGTCGTGCTCCTGCTGACTATCGTCGGCATCCCGCTCTCGCTGGTCGGCGCGGCCGCGTTCGGCGTCGCCGCGTGGGTCGCCGTCGTCTACGGCCAGTTCGCCGTCGGGTCGTGGGCGCTCTCGCTCGCCGACCGCGACAACCGCTGGCTCGCGCTCGTCGTCGGCCTCGTCGGGTTCGCGGTCCTCGGCGCGGTTCCGATTCTGGGCGGCCTGCTCGAACTGATAGCGTTCCTGCTCGGCCTCGGCGCGCTGGCGCTCACGCTCCGGGAGTCCTACCGGAGTCGCAGGCGGGCACCGGGCGGCCGCCAGACGACGCTCGGCGAGACCGGCGACACGCCGACGGCGTGA
- a CDS encoding MFS transporter codes for MVLGTDSRVLTLAFARMADALGNSFLIIVLPLYIASGQVSLAGIAGQQVLGFTLQTETLIGLVLSLFGLLNSFGQPFTGRLSDRTGRRRVFVLTGLVLFAIGSAAYPFLSSYWTVLAARAFQGLGAAFTIPATVALVNDYAASDAERGGNFGVFNTFRLIGFGFGPIIAGVVITGGLDASDVVTYRLAGAAISGFTAAFAVAVLGAAVSFLLVWFLIQDPPSEADAGKDLSIAVFDREGEGLDSVFVLGVGTFMMATTIALFATLEGPIRMRLDESTLFFSVQFAAVVIANVVFQVPIGRASDRYGRRPFIVAGFVVLAPSVFVQGLVTDPWLMLLARFVQGIAVALVFAPSLALAGDLAGARGSGTTLSVLTMAFGLGVAAGPLASGLLYNAGSFSTPFTVGAGLAALALVLTYTQVEETLEFGGDPDQPVPQD; via the coding sequence ATGGTCCTCGGAACCGACTCACGAGTCCTGACGCTCGCGTTCGCCCGGATGGCGGACGCGCTCGGCAACTCGTTTCTCATCATCGTGCTTCCCCTGTACATCGCCAGCGGGCAGGTGTCGCTGGCCGGTATCGCCGGCCAACAGGTACTCGGCTTCACGCTCCAGACGGAGACGCTCATCGGCCTGGTGCTGTCCCTGTTTGGCCTCCTCAATAGCTTCGGCCAGCCGTTCACCGGCCGGCTCTCGGACCGGACCGGGCGGCGGCGGGTGTTCGTCCTCACCGGGCTGGTGCTGTTTGCCATCGGGAGCGCGGCCTACCCCTTCCTCTCCTCGTACTGGACGGTGCTGGCCGCACGGGCGTTCCAGGGGCTCGGTGCGGCGTTTACGATTCCGGCGACGGTCGCGCTGGTCAACGACTACGCCGCCAGCGACGCCGAGCGCGGCGGGAACTTCGGCGTGTTCAACACCTTCCGGCTCATCGGCTTCGGCTTCGGGCCGATAATCGCCGGCGTCGTCATCACCGGCGGGCTCGACGCGAGCGACGTGGTGACCTACCGGCTCGCTGGCGCTGCGATATCCGGCTTCACCGCCGCCTTCGCCGTCGCCGTGCTGGGCGCTGCCGTGAGCTTCCTGCTCGTCTGGTTTCTCATCCAGGACCCGCCGTCAGAGGCCGATGCGGGCAAAGACCTCTCGATAGCCGTCTTCGACCGCGAGGGAGAGGGGCTGGACTCGGTGTTCGTCCTCGGCGTCGGCACGTTCATGATGGCGACGACCATCGCGCTGTTCGCCACGCTCGAAGGCCCGATTCGGATGCGCCTGGACGAGTCGACGCTGTTTTTCAGCGTCCAGTTCGCCGCCGTCGTCATCGCGAACGTCGTCTTTCAGGTCCCCATCGGCCGGGCGAGCGACCGGTACGGCCGCCGGCCGTTCATCGTCGCCGGGTTCGTCGTCCTCGCCCCGTCGGTGTTCGTCCAGGGCCTCGTGACGGACCCGTGGCTCATGCTGCTGGCCCGGTTCGTCCAGGGTATCGCCGTCGCGCTCGTGTTCGCCCCGTCGCTCGCGCTCGCCGGCGACCTGGCCGGCGCGCGCGGGTCCGGGACGACGCTGTCGGTGCTGACGATGGCCTTCGGCCTCGGCGTCGCCGCCGGGCCGCTGGCCTCCGGCCTGCTGTACAACGCGGGGTCGTTCAGTACGCCCTTTACCGTCGGTGCCGGGCTCGCGGCCCTCGCGCTCGTGTTGACCTACACCCAGGTCGAGGAGACCCTGGAGTTCGGGGGCGACCCGGACCAGCCGGTCCCGCAGGACTAA
- a CDS encoding phosphoribosyltransferase family protein: MFTDRSDAARQLAAALRRRDVVGDVVVALAPTGVPIASVVADAAGLPADVVVIQRIRAPNHPDLTIGAVAPGGFSWINSPMMRFLDVTWEYVLEAKTQASDAVETRAVSYDETWGPLDVSGKRVILVDDGIQTGAAMRVATQRLRTAGADGVVAAAPVAPPDVIDEVRQWADAVVVPLKPAAFQATADYYEQFDSVTDEEATTGLGDIGRQRSA, translated from the coding sequence ATGTTCACAGACCGCTCGGATGCGGCGCGACAGCTCGCGGCCGCGCTGCGCCGGCGGGATGTCGTCGGCGACGTCGTCGTCGCGCTCGCACCGACCGGGGTCCCCATCGCGAGCGTGGTCGCCGACGCGGCCGGCCTCCCGGCGGATGTCGTTGTAATACAGCGTATACGGGCCCCGAACCACCCCGACCTGACCATCGGGGCCGTCGCGCCGGGCGGGTTCTCGTGGATTAACAGCCCGATGATGCGGTTTCTGGACGTGACCTGGGAGTACGTTCTGGAGGCCAAGACACAGGCGAGCGACGCCGTCGAGACGAGAGCGGTCAGCTACGACGAGACGTGGGGTCCGCTCGACGTCTCCGGGAAGCGGGTGATACTGGTCGACGACGGGATTCAGACGGGGGCGGCGATGCGCGTCGCCACCCAGCGCCTGCGGACGGCCGGTGCCGACGGGGTCGTCGCCGCCGCTCCCGTCGCGCCGCCGGACGTCATCGACGAGGTCCGGCAGTGGGCCGACGCCGTCGTCGTCCCGCTGAAGCCGGCGGCGTTCCAGGCCACCGCCGACTACTACGAGCAGTTCGACAGCGTGACGGACGAGGAGGCGACGACGGGGCTGGGGGACATCGGCCGCCAGCGGTCGGCGTAG
- the dapA gene encoding 4-hydroxy-tetrahydrodipicolinate synthase, translating into MTAIDFRGVFPAMCTPFHEDGSIDFETLRDDAQRLESAGVDGLVPVGSTGESATLSHDEHVEVVEAVIDAVDDVPVIAGSGSNNTAEALELSRRSAEAGADALLLISPYYNKPEQQGFVDHYTTLADAVDLPQIVYNVPSRTGQNIEPDTAVELAAHPNIRAYKAASGDMNQISEIIERTREEDFAVLSGDDGMTLPMLSVGGTGCISVSANIEPERTCAMVGAALSGDFERARQIHHELGPLFRALFVETNPIPVKEAMRIRGYGPAYLRSPLTRLSDEHLDHLRDVLASLETEDLEDEYAEAER; encoded by the coding sequence ATGACAGCTATCGACTTCCGCGGCGTGTTCCCGGCGATGTGCACGCCGTTCCACGAGGACGGCAGTATCGACTTCGAAACGCTCAGAGACGACGCCCAGCGGCTCGAATCCGCCGGCGTCGACGGGCTCGTCCCCGTCGGCTCGACCGGCGAGTCGGCGACGCTCTCACACGACGAACACGTCGAGGTCGTCGAGGCGGTCATCGACGCCGTCGACGACGTGCCGGTCATCGCCGGCTCTGGCTCGAACAACACGGCGGAGGCGCTCGAACTGTCCCGCCGCTCCGCCGAGGCCGGTGCCGACGCCCTCCTGCTCATCTCGCCGTACTACAACAAGCCCGAGCAGCAGGGGTTCGTCGACCACTACACGACCCTTGCCGACGCCGTCGACCTGCCACAGATAGTGTACAACGTCCCCTCGCGGACGGGCCAGAACATCGAGCCCGACACGGCGGTCGAACTCGCCGCGCACCCGAACATCCGGGCCTACAAGGCCGCGAGCGGCGACATGAACCAGATTTCCGAAATCATCGAGCGCACGCGAGAGGAGGACTTCGCGGTGCTGTCCGGCGACGACGGGATGACGCTCCCGATGCTGTCGGTCGGCGGGACCGGCTGTATCTCCGTCTCGGCCAACATCGAACCGGAGCGTACCTGCGCGATGGTCGGCGCGGCGCTGTCCGGCGACTTCGAGCGCGCCCGCCAGATTCACCACGAACTCGGCCCGCTGTTCCGCGCGCTGTTCGTCGAGACCAACCCCATCCCGGTCAAGGAGGCCATGCGAATCCGCGGGTACGGCCCGGCGTACCTGCGGTCGCCGCTGACCCGCCTCTCGGACGAGCACCTCGACCACCTGCGTGACGTGCTGGCGAGCCTCGAAACCGAGGACCTCGAAGACGAGTACGCGGAGGCCGAGCGATGA
- a CDS encoding PrsW family intramembrane metalloprotease: MTDDETDPVAASMSGTTDLYDIAEWDARSRLDGVAVGLYGALHASRRWLLIAVAVLLFVVQLAATILLALRRPELGVLAALSAVPALGIVGFLWYGDPTMREPLEPLAITFVLSILFASIAALVNTLLQPLFQFVPVVGMALFFFVVVGPIEETVKWLAVRVGSFGTIDAVVDGVVYGAVAGLGFATIENALYISQGYSQAIAAQSGQPIVSAIQTATSRAFVGPGHVLYSSFAGYYLGLAKFNPEDAGPIVVKGLLVAALIHATYNTVVTYAPLGTLAFLGFVLVFDGVVGYLLYRKVARYRSHYQAATGTGQ, from the coding sequence GTGACTGACGACGAGACGGACCCGGTCGCGGCGTCGATGAGCGGGACGACCGACTTATACGACATCGCCGAGTGGGACGCCAGGTCGCGCCTCGACGGGGTGGCCGTCGGGCTCTACGGCGCGTTGCACGCGTCGCGGCGCTGGCTGCTCATCGCCGTCGCCGTGCTCCTGTTCGTGGTACAGCTCGCGGCGACTATCCTGTTGGCGCTCAGACGACCGGAACTGGGCGTGCTGGCGGCGCTGTCGGCGGTCCCGGCGCTCGGCATCGTCGGCTTCCTCTGGTACGGCGACCCGACGATGCGCGAGCCGCTGGAGCCGCTTGCGATTACGTTCGTCCTCTCGATACTGTTCGCCAGCATCGCCGCGCTGGTCAACACCCTGTTGCAACCGCTGTTCCAGTTCGTCCCCGTCGTCGGGATGGCGCTGTTCTTCTTCGTCGTCGTCGGCCCCATCGAGGAGACGGTGAAGTGGCTCGCGGTCCGCGTCGGGAGCTTCGGTACCATCGACGCGGTGGTCGACGGCGTCGTCTACGGGGCCGTCGCGGGCCTGGGCTTTGCGACCATCGAGAACGCGCTGTACATCTCGCAGGGCTACTCCCAGGCCATCGCGGCCCAGAGCGGCCAGCCCATCGTCTCGGCCATCCAGACGGCGACGAGCCGGGCGTTCGTCGGCCCGGGCCACGTCCTCTACTCGTCGTTCGCCGGCTACTACCTCGGCCTGGCGAAGTTCAACCCCGAGGACGCCGGCCCCATCGTCGTCAAGGGGCTGCTCGTCGCGGCGCTCATCCACGCGACGTACAACACCGTCGTGACGTACGCGCCGCTGGGCACGCTGGCGTTCCTCGGCTTCGTGCTCGTCTTCGACGGCGTCGTCGGCTACCTGCTGTACCGGAAGGTTGCCCGCTATCGCTCGCACTACCAGGCAGCGACGGGCACGGGACAGTAG
- the dapB gene encoding 4-hydroxy-tetrahydrodipicolinate reductase, translating into MTRVAVNGVTGQMGGAVIEAATDSEVVVGFATNGTDAVEGVPVVDPTDAAAALREYDVDVVVDFAVPEGALTVADACVEAGVPMVVGTTGFDEDGLARLRDASEEVPLLKATNFSQGIQVLQRLVSEAVGTLEEYDLELMETHHNRKVDAPSGTANSILDVIQAERDVEPVYGREGHAPREADEIGVFARRAGDIRGEHELVLAGNDEVLSLSHRAEDRGVFAAGALDAATWLVGRDAGWYDFSEVVDA; encoded by the coding sequence ATGACGCGGGTGGCGGTCAACGGCGTCACCGGCCAGATGGGCGGGGCCGTCATCGAGGCCGCCACCGACAGCGAGGTCGTGGTCGGCTTCGCCACCAACGGGACGGACGCAGTGGAGGGGGTCCCAGTCGTCGACCCGACCGACGCCGCCGCGGCGCTCCGTGAGTACGACGTGGACGTCGTGGTCGATTTCGCCGTCCCCGAGGGCGCGCTGACCGTTGCCGACGCCTGCGTCGAGGCGGGCGTCCCGATGGTCGTCGGCACGACCGGCTTCGACGAGGACGGGCTGGCCCGCCTGCGAGACGCCAGCGAGGAGGTTCCGCTGCTGAAGGCGACCAACTTCTCGCAGGGGATTCAGGTCCTCCAGCGCCTCGTGAGCGAGGCGGTCGGCACGCTCGAAGAGTACGACCTGGAGCTGATGGAGACCCACCACAACCGCAAAGTCGACGCGCCGTCGGGGACCGCCAACAGTATCCTCGACGTGATTCAGGCGGAGCGCGACGTGGAACCGGTGTACGGCCGGGAGGGACACGCTCCGCGTGAGGCGGACGAAATCGGCGTGTTCGCCCGCCGCGCCGGCGACATCCGCGGCGAGCACGAACTCGTGTTGGCCGGCAACGACGAGGTCCTCTCGCTGTCCCACCGCGCCGAGGACCGCGGGGTGTTCGCCGCCGGCGCGCTCGATGCCGCGACGTGGCTCGTCGGCCGCGACGCCGGCTGGTACGACTTCAGCGAGGTCGTGGACGCCTGA
- a CDS encoding 2,3,4,5-tetrahydropyridine-2,6-dicarboxylate N-succinyltransferase, whose amino-acid sequence MSLEADIDDLWQRKQDGLSATDATDDHLAVLDEFLAALEAGEVRAAEKSGGEWEANAWVKQGILLNFGLRETVAREYGGVDYHDVLPLRETADLGERGTRNTPDGTAIRRGAYLGEDCIMMSPSFVNIGAYVGDGTLVDSCDTVGSCAQIGENVKLGANTLIGGVLEPVENAPVIVEDGVSLGAGCRVTSGFVVGEDSIVGENTLLTPRIPVYDLVEDEVLYGELPPERRAFQRFVDSSVGENDLIPGGAYKPAVVATDVEEETLEATEREDALRE is encoded by the coding sequence ATGAGCCTCGAAGCCGACATCGACGACCTCTGGCAACGGAAACAGGACGGCCTGTCTGCGACCGACGCGACCGACGACCACCTCGCCGTTCTCGACGAGTTCCTCGCGGCGCTGGAAGCCGGCGAGGTCCGCGCCGCGGAGAAGTCCGGCGGCGAGTGGGAAGCAAACGCCTGGGTTAAACAGGGCATTCTGCTGAACTTCGGCCTGCGCGAGACCGTCGCCCGCGAGTACGGCGGCGTCGACTACCACGACGTACTGCCGCTGCGCGAGACCGCGGACCTCGGCGAGCGCGGGACCCGCAACACGCCGGACGGGACCGCCATCCGCCGGGGCGCGTACCTCGGCGAGGACTGCATCATGATGTCGCCCTCCTTCGTCAACATCGGGGCCTACGTCGGCGACGGCACGCTCGTCGACTCCTGTGACACCGTCGGCTCCTGTGCCCAAATCGGCGAGAACGTCAAGCTCGGCGCGAACACGCTCATCGGCGGCGTCCTCGAACCGGTCGAGAACGCGCCGGTCATCGTCGAGGACGGTGTGTCGCTGGGCGCTGGCTGTCGGGTCACCAGCGGCTTCGTCGTCGGCGAGGACTCTATCGTCGGCGAGAACACGCTCCTGACGCCGCGGATTCCAGTCTACGACCTCGTCGAGGACGAGGTGCTGTACGGCGAACTGCCGCCGGAGCGGCGCGCCTTCCAGCGCTTCGTCGACTCCTCCGTCGGCGAGAACGACCTCATCCCCGGCGGGGCGTACAAGCCCGCTGTGGTGGCGACCGACGTGGAGGAGGAGACGCTGGAAGCGACGGAGCGAGAGGACGCGCTTCGGGAGTAG
- the purB gene encoding adenylosuccinate lyase: MTDRGPLAAVSPLDGRYARYTEPLVPYASERALMRARVNVEVEYLLALADLDATPLSIDDDQRAVLWALYEDFDDEDAAVVKQLETEGYGEYAATNHDVKAIEYFIRLGMPADLDADNWIHFGLTSEDVNNLAQRLLVKPAAEDVLVPELREIRDALVEMAHTYADVPMLARTHGQPATPTTFGKEMAVYASRLGRAIGRVERAADDLSGKLAGASGTYAAHVAAYPDVDWPAFAESFVADLGLEHEPLTTQVNPCDDLAVLFDALRGANNVLLDLDLDVWLYVSDRYLGQEAVEGETGSSTMPHKVNPIDFENSEGNLSKANSDLVFLGDYVTNSRLQRDLSDSTVKRNIGAAFAHCLIGYGKCQNGLAKVVPNEQVMADDLAATPEIIGEAVQTILRREGYADAYEQVKKATRGREVTIDDFHDMFADLDVNDDVRAELEALTPGEYTGIAEQQADGI; this comes from the coding sequence ATGACCGACAGAGGGCCACTGGCCGCCGTCTCGCCGCTTGACGGCCGATACGCCCGCTACACCGAACCGCTCGTCCCGTACGCCAGCGAGCGGGCGCTGATGCGCGCCCGCGTGAATGTCGAAGTCGAGTATCTGCTCGCGCTCGCCGATCTCGACGCCACGCCGCTTTCCATCGACGACGACCAGCGGGCCGTGCTCTGGGCGCTGTACGAGGACTTCGACGACGAGGACGCCGCCGTCGTCAAGCAACTGGAGACGGAGGGCTACGGCGAGTACGCCGCGACCAACCACGACGTGAAAGCCATCGAGTACTTCATCCGGCTGGGCATGCCCGCGGACTTGGACGCCGACAACTGGATTCACTTCGGGCTGACCAGCGAGGACGTGAACAACCTCGCCCAGCGACTGCTCGTCAAGCCCGCCGCCGAAGACGTCCTCGTCCCCGAACTCCGCGAGATTCGCGACGCGCTGGTCGAGATGGCCCACACCTACGCCGATGTGCCGATGCTCGCCCGCACGCACGGCCAGCCCGCGACGCCGACGACGTTCGGCAAGGAGATGGCCGTCTACGCCTCCCGTCTGGGCCGGGCCATCGGGCGCGTCGAGCGCGCCGCGGACGACCTCTCCGGGAAACTGGCCGGCGCGTCCGGCACTTACGCGGCCCACGTCGCCGCCTACCCCGACGTCGATTGGCCGGCGTTCGCCGAGTCTTTCGTCGCCGACCTCGGCCTGGAACACGAGCCACTGACCACGCAGGTCAACCCCTGTGACGACCTCGCGGTCCTGTTCGACGCGCTCCGTGGCGCGAACAACGTCCTGCTCGACCTCGACCTGGACGTGTGGCTGTACGTCTCTGACCGCTACCTCGGCCAGGAGGCCGTCGAGGGCGAGACGGGGTCGTCGACGATGCCCCACAAGGTCAACCCCATCGACTTCGAGAACAGCGAGGGGAACCTCTCGAAGGCCAACTCGGACCTCGTCTTCCTCGGGGACTACGTGACGAACTCCCGGCTCCAGCGGGACCTCTCGGACTCGACGGTCAAGCGCAACATCGGGGCCGCCTTCGCTCACTGTCTCATCGGCTACGGCAAGTGCCAGAACGGGCTGGCGAAGGTCGTCCCGAACGAGCAGGTGATGGCCGACGACCTCGCCGCCACGCCGGAAATCATCGGCGAGGCCGTCCAGACCATCCTCCGGCGCGAGGGGTACGCTGACGCCTACGAGCAGGTCAAGAAGGCGACGCGGGGCCGCGAGGTCACCATCGATGACTTCCACGACATGTTCGCGGACCTCGACGTGAACGACGACGTGCGGGCGGAACTGGAAGCGCTGACGCCCGGCGAGTACACGGGCATCGCCGAACAGCAGGCCGACGGCATCTGA